In Piliocolobus tephrosceles isolate RC106 unplaced genomic scaffold, ASM277652v3 unscaffolded_38463, whole genome shotgun sequence, the genomic stretch taaaaaaataggttcAAGAAAAGTATTTCTTAACCAAATAAATCAATCTTATCAGAAATATCTCTACACCTTAACTCGGGCCTGTGTTTCAGAAATTTCTCAGGCTACGTATACCACACGGCATTTGAAGCAATACCAAACTACGTATCTAGTTGATTTAACTGCATGCCTTTCTGTCACATTTACGCTTGTGTGCATAAAcacttttttcttatatagaCTTTCTCAGTCGAGGAAAGAGTTCAGCGTTAGGACTCTGTAGGTTGGAGTCAGCGTTTCTGTTTTTTCACCACTAAAGTATATATCCCCATGTTAGTGATTTTTCACTGAACAAAGGAAAGTTTTTATTCAAATGACCTGATAATATCTGGATATCaagaaaaatgtctttggaattgtttttctttctttaatacgAAGGTTTTGAGGGAAAGGACAAGAGAAGAGACTGGCCAGTATTTTAAATCTGAGAGTATCATGAGGTACTGAAAACTCTTCAGCCTCATAAAATCTTGTCGCACTGAGTGTCTGGTAATACCCTTAACACAAACCACTTctgttcaaagaagaaaaaagtcattgCTGTGGAAATAACACTTTGGGGTTGGCTTAGCATGTGTCTTTGCTAAAgtagaacacttaaaatcttcagattgttagtttttttctttaggaaacagAAACTAATGATCATTTCTAactaccaacaacaaaaaaaaaaaaaagagaaaaagctttctaATACGAAATTTACACATTAAAGCTTGAAACTGACTATATTGGACAGCCACCACAttctttaaataaccagatcAATGAAGCTTGTTTCACTTCTACCTATATAATGCTTAccataatcattttcttttagatgaaatatttttccttcattattcTCTAGATTTTAGAGGGAAGTGGGTCTGCCTACTGTAGAGAAATAGTTACTGAATGAGAAAACGTGAGCATCACAGATTTAGCTACAAAACAAAGAGATCTTTGTCATCACAGTTGATACAGGATACATCTCTGGCCTCGTCGGAGTCTTACACTTGAGGATCTGCCGTCCTGTCTTCCAGGTAGGGACACTGAGTTTGCATTTGCGCCACTGCATAGTGGCCCGAAGCTAGGGGAGCGTGGCTGGAGCAGGCTGCACAGTTGAGCAGACACCCTCCCAGTAGAAGAGAAAGTCCAGCAAACCAGCCCAGAAAAAGGGCCTCCCCAAACTCCCACCTGGGGACAAAGTCTGGGACGTTCTCATCCCAGAACTCCTGAACCGTCTTGTGGGCAACCCAAGAGACAGGAACCAGGGCTATGATTCCCGAGGCCCAGGACAGAACTCCTCCCAGGATCAGCAGTCGCCTCTTGAGATCTCTCTGACCCTCTCCAATTCTCAAACAGTCCAGGCCAAACCCAGAGACCAGCAGGCCCAGAAACCCCAGCCCGTTTGACAGAAACATTAAGATCCTGGAGACCCTGAGTTCAGCAGGCAAAGCCAGGAAGGAGTCAAAGTCCTTGCACTGC encodes the following:
- the LOC113223078 gene encoding putative claudin-24, which gives rise to MENWTMGLWQTCVTQEEVGMQCKDFDSFLALPAELRVSRILMFLSNGLGFLGLLVSGFGLDCLRIGEGQRDLKRRLLILGGVLSWASGIIALVPVSWVAHKTVQEFWDENVPDFVPRWEFGEALFLGWFAGLSLLLGGCLLNCAACSSHAPLASGHYAVAQMQTQCPYLEDRTADPQV